The DNA window TTCTGCATTCAGTACAGCCTTGTTAGCGTCAACGAAGGGCTGCAGCAGATCGCATTCGTCGTATTCAAAGCATTGTTCGTTGACGGCGAAATCGAAGTACTCCACGAGATCTTTGATCTGGTCCAGGTCGTTCTTCAGACCGATGGCAAGTCCGCGGCTGTGGGCTTCGTTGGCCATCCAGCGGTTGTAGGCGAGCTGATCCGAGGCGGTGAAATCGAATCCGGGATCGTTGATATACCCATCCATATTGTCGGGCTCGACACCATCGCAGCCTTTACTGACCGCTATATCGAGCCGCTTTGCCATCAGGTCGCGAACGTTCGTGCTACGGATATCCAGCCAGCGTTCGTCCTCCCAGCCATCGAGAGAATGACCCAGGTCTGCTGGATTAAAGTCCTCTGCGTCGTCTCTCCATTGTTCATAGGAACCCCCGGAGAAGTAGCAGATCACTTTCTTGCCCGTCGATTGTATGGATTGTATTAGTGATACATCGTTATCAAATAGATCGATGTCGTAGATTTGCACGGGATAGCCGGTATTGACAGCGCCCTGCAGTTGCCACTGCCAGGTCACCAGTGGCGTTGGCCGATACCAGGAGCCTTCAGTGATTGGATCGGAAATGGCCTCGGGGGAGCCGTCTTCCTGCGAATCGCTCGAAGAGGAGCCTCCTCCACAGCCGGCAAGTAAGGCCATCAGCACCAGCATTGCACCTGCTTTCATGACTAACTGCCCCTGATTGAATTGCTGGTAGGATTATAGACGCGAGCATGTTGGGAGGTGTGGCTGTTTTCATGCGCTTTACAAAAAAATACACTCTTGCGGGACTCGATGCAGGTCATTGACTCTCTCGCCCCGGAAAAACCGGGACAGATTTATTTTATCGACTTCTCCAATGGCTCCGAGCCGATTTGAGTCACTGAAAATAGATCTGTCTCGGTTTCGAGGTTCAGAAAGAACAAACGGAGAAGAACCGGTGACCTGCTCCCCTCTAGCTGAACCGAGAAAAATGTGCGGTCCCGGCATCAAGAGCTACAGTTAACTTAGCGGCGGGTTCTGGACAGTCACGCGGCCCGAGGCGGTGGGTGTCCGCTTACCATTTCTCTGACGCTTCGCGGCTTTAGACCGGAGCGTGAGCCGGGCGTTGCATACTAAACGGGAGGTCTAGTGGATCAGCATATTAGAGCGAATCTATACCCTTGTGCTCACTGTGGCGAAACAGGCACTTGCACTACAGGAAAAGAGGGTCAGTCTTGCTTAGCTTGCATTAAAGCGAATGAGTTAAAGGGCAAGGAAATGTATGGAATCGCCTGCGGGACATGCAACGGTTTGGGTCAAGCCGAACCCCGGACTGAGAGGATGAATAAACGAATAAAACCATTGCTGGCAATCGCCATCATTTTTTCCTTGCTCGGTGGGGTTTTCGTGTCAGCCATACTCAGTAGTCCCTATTTTTCGCAGATTTTGGCTTTTAGCGCCACGCTGCTGGGGAGTATCGTTGCTTACTACTTTTCGGCACAGCAGGGTAAAATTACATAAGCACGTGCGCAGATTCGCTACGGCTTTCTTGTTCTTTCGTCGCTCAAGATTGTGCACGCTGCAACAAAACATTGCGGAGATGAAGAGGTTAAGTTGAACTGGGAAGTAGTTAACGGTTTC is part of the Hydrocarboniclastica marina genome and encodes:
- a CDS encoding endo alpha-1,4 polygalactosaminidase; the protein is MKAGAMLVLMALLAGCGGGSSSSDSQEDGSPEAISDPITEGSWYRPTPLVTWQWQLQGAVNTGYPVQIYDIDLFDNDVSLIQSIQSTGKKVICYFSGGSYEQWRDDAEDFNPADLGHSLDGWEDERWLDIRSTNVRDLMAKRLDIAVSKGCDGVEPDNMDGYINDPGFDFTASDQLAYNRWMANEAHSRGLAIGLKNDLDQIKDLVEYFDFAVNEQCFEYDECDLLQPFVDANKAVLNAEYLDKYVNDAIQRQSLCTDSVNRQFSTLVLPLDLNDDFRYSCN